From Antennarius striatus isolate MH-2024 chromosome 9, ASM4005453v1, whole genome shotgun sequence, one genomic window encodes:
- the azi2 gene encoding 5-azacytidine-induced protein 2 isoform X2, with translation MEPLAVDDDICILKHETAYTAAGESPLSVCAGDESVASHFALVTAYEDIKKRLRDTERENTLLRKRVKQLEDKLFRPEAPPSEGPHYVNKAFSAYRGIYIEKEDLQMELNKLKKEKSESERLLTEQLQARELELLQLRTEMETSQGTVMKSLNSPQEYWQVDRVSTELKIQKLQEELERVTLENSRLIERSVEEPHGLNGPDLDESCDAKFKARERSMQQTYAALCSEVTRLNTELKHQTGLMRKLRPLIAASTVPIQCLDDVEKNNNLTVPRVSVPRPPSAPPLPSCSGRPCPPVSGQSGTLLSDGLRDDCWYNVPWPSQSCSGEALIGSQTCSVILPPPPLNQASLDDSSRSFPSPPKPSDAMFWEGHSTASNSSSIGNCTPKSPPNAEWAKPY, from the exons ATGGAGCCGTTGGCAGTGGATGATGACATCTGCATCCTTAAGCATGAGACAGCCTACACCGCTGCAGGCGAGAGTCCTTTATCAGTGTGTGCCGGAGATGAATCTGTTGCTTCTCACTTCGCCCTGGTCACTGCCTACGAGGACATCAAGAAGAGACTGAGAGACACAGAACGAGAGAATACCTTACTGAGGAAGAGGGTTAAACAGTTGGAGGATAAG CTCTTCAGGCCAGAGGCTCCTCCATCAGAGGGTCCCCATTATGTGAACAAGGCCTTCAGTGCTTACCGAGGTATCTATATAGAGAAGGAGGACCTGCAGATGGAGCTTAACAAACTG aaaaaggaaaagagtgagagtgagaggcTGCTGACGGAGCAGCTCCAGGCCAGagagctggagctgcttcagctgaggacagagatggagaCCAGCCAAGGTACAG TGATGAAGAGTCTGAATAGCCCTCAGGAGTACTGGCAGGTGGACAGGGTCAGCACGGAACTTAAAATCCAGAAACTGCAGGAGGAACTGGAGAGGGTCACACTGGAAAACAGCAGACTTATTGAGAGAAGTGTG GAGGAGCCCCACGGCTTAAATGGACCAGACTTGGACGAGAGCTGTGATGCAAAGTTTAAAGCAAG AGAGAGGAGCATGCAGCAGACGTACGCAGCCTTATGCTCTGAAGTCACGCGTCTTAACACGGAGCTGAAGCACCAAACAGGCCTGATGAGAAAACTCAGACCCCTTATTG CCGCCTCAACGGTTCCCATCCAGTGTCTGGACGACGTTGAAAAGAACAATAACCTCACAGTTCCACGGGTGTCGGTGCCCCGCCCCCCTAGCGCTCCCCCTCTCCCCTCGTGTTCTGGGCGGCCCTGCCCCCCCGTGAGCGGGCAGTCAGGCACCCTGCTATCGGACGGTCTGAGGGATGACTGCTGGTACAACGTGCCCTGGCCCTCGCAGAGCTGCTCAGGAGAGGCCCTGATTGGCAGCCAAACCTGCTCCGTGATCCTGCCTCCACCCCCCCTTAACCAGGCCTCCCTGGATGACAGCTCTCGTTCGTTCCCCAGCCCCCCTAAGCCCAGCGATGCCATGTTTTGGGAGGGACACTCTACCGCATCCAACTCATCCTCGATTGGAAACTGCACGCCCAAGAGTCCTCCCAACGCAGAGTGGGCCAAGCCGTATTGA
- the azi2 gene encoding 5-azacytidine-induced protein 2 isoform X1, with the protein MEPLAVDDDICILKHETAYTAAGESPLSVCAGDESVASHFALVTAYEDIKKRLRDTERENTLLRKRVKQLEDKLFRPEAPPSEGPHYVNKAFSAYRGIYIEKEDLQMELNKLKKEKSESERLLTEQLQARELELLQLRTEMETSQVTVCSYCVPVMKSLNSPQEYWQVDRVSTELKIQKLQEELERVTLENSRLIERSVEEPHGLNGPDLDESCDAKFKARERSMQQTYAALCSEVTRLNTELKHQTGLMRKLRPLIAASTVPIQCLDDVEKNNNLTVPRVSVPRPPSAPPLPSCSGRPCPPVSGQSGTLLSDGLRDDCWYNVPWPSQSCSGEALIGSQTCSVILPPPPLNQASLDDSSRSFPSPPKPSDAMFWEGHSTASNSSSIGNCTPKSPPNAEWAKPY; encoded by the exons ATGGAGCCGTTGGCAGTGGATGATGACATCTGCATCCTTAAGCATGAGACAGCCTACACCGCTGCAGGCGAGAGTCCTTTATCAGTGTGTGCCGGAGATGAATCTGTTGCTTCTCACTTCGCCCTGGTCACTGCCTACGAGGACATCAAGAAGAGACTGAGAGACACAGAACGAGAGAATACCTTACTGAGGAAGAGGGTTAAACAGTTGGAGGATAAG CTCTTCAGGCCAGAGGCTCCTCCATCAGAGGGTCCCCATTATGTGAACAAGGCCTTCAGTGCTTACCGAGGTATCTATATAGAGAAGGAGGACCTGCAGATGGAGCTTAACAAACTG aaaaaggaaaagagtgagagtgagaggcTGCTGACGGAGCAGCTCCAGGCCAGagagctggagctgcttcagctgaggacagagatggagaCCAGCCAAG TAACTGTTTGTTCTTACTGTGTGCCAGTGATGAAGAGTCTGAATAGCCCTCAGGAGTACTGGCAGGTGGACAGGGTCAGCACGGAACTTAAAATCCAGAAACTGCAGGAGGAACTGGAGAGGGTCACACTGGAAAACAGCAGACTTATTGAGAGAAGTGTG GAGGAGCCCCACGGCTTAAATGGACCAGACTTGGACGAGAGCTGTGATGCAAAGTTTAAAGCAAG AGAGAGGAGCATGCAGCAGACGTACGCAGCCTTATGCTCTGAAGTCACGCGTCTTAACACGGAGCTGAAGCACCAAACAGGCCTGATGAGAAAACTCAGACCCCTTATTG CCGCCTCAACGGTTCCCATCCAGTGTCTGGACGACGTTGAAAAGAACAATAACCTCACAGTTCCACGGGTGTCGGTGCCCCGCCCCCCTAGCGCTCCCCCTCTCCCCTCGTGTTCTGGGCGGCCCTGCCCCCCCGTGAGCGGGCAGTCAGGCACCCTGCTATCGGACGGTCTGAGGGATGACTGCTGGTACAACGTGCCCTGGCCCTCGCAGAGCTGCTCAGGAGAGGCCCTGATTGGCAGCCAAACCTGCTCCGTGATCCTGCCTCCACCCCCCCTTAACCAGGCCTCCCTGGATGACAGCTCTCGTTCGTTCCCCAGCCCCCCTAAGCCCAGCGATGCCATGTTTTGGGAGGGACACTCTACCGCATCCAACTCATCCTCGATTGGAAACTGCACGCCCAAGAGTCCTCCCAACGCAGAGTGGGCCAAGCCGTATTGA
- the azi2 gene encoding 5-azacytidine-induced protein 2 isoform X3, translating into MEPLAVDDDICILKHETAYTAAGESPLSVCAGDESVASHFALVTAYEDIKKRLRDTERENTLLRKRVKQLEDKLFRPEAPPSEGPHYVNKAFSAYRGIYIEKEDLQMELNKLKKEKSESERLLTEQLQARELELLQLRTEMETSQVMKSLNSPQEYWQVDRVSTELKIQKLQEELERVTLENSRLIERSVEEPHGLNGPDLDESCDAKFKARERSMQQTYAALCSEVTRLNTELKHQTGLMRKLRPLIAASTVPIQCLDDVEKNNNLTVPRVSVPRPPSAPPLPSCSGRPCPPVSGQSGTLLSDGLRDDCWYNVPWPSQSCSGEALIGSQTCSVILPPPPLNQASLDDSSRSFPSPPKPSDAMFWEGHSTASNSSSIGNCTPKSPPNAEWAKPY; encoded by the exons ATGGAGCCGTTGGCAGTGGATGATGACATCTGCATCCTTAAGCATGAGACAGCCTACACCGCTGCAGGCGAGAGTCCTTTATCAGTGTGTGCCGGAGATGAATCTGTTGCTTCTCACTTCGCCCTGGTCACTGCCTACGAGGACATCAAGAAGAGACTGAGAGACACAGAACGAGAGAATACCTTACTGAGGAAGAGGGTTAAACAGTTGGAGGATAAG CTCTTCAGGCCAGAGGCTCCTCCATCAGAGGGTCCCCATTATGTGAACAAGGCCTTCAGTGCTTACCGAGGTATCTATATAGAGAAGGAGGACCTGCAGATGGAGCTTAACAAACTG aaaaaggaaaagagtgagagtgagaggcTGCTGACGGAGCAGCTCCAGGCCAGagagctggagctgcttcagctgaggacagagatggagaCCAGCCAAG TGATGAAGAGTCTGAATAGCCCTCAGGAGTACTGGCAGGTGGACAGGGTCAGCACGGAACTTAAAATCCAGAAACTGCAGGAGGAACTGGAGAGGGTCACACTGGAAAACAGCAGACTTATTGAGAGAAGTGTG GAGGAGCCCCACGGCTTAAATGGACCAGACTTGGACGAGAGCTGTGATGCAAAGTTTAAAGCAAG AGAGAGGAGCATGCAGCAGACGTACGCAGCCTTATGCTCTGAAGTCACGCGTCTTAACACGGAGCTGAAGCACCAAACAGGCCTGATGAGAAAACTCAGACCCCTTATTG CCGCCTCAACGGTTCCCATCCAGTGTCTGGACGACGTTGAAAAGAACAATAACCTCACAGTTCCACGGGTGTCGGTGCCCCGCCCCCCTAGCGCTCCCCCTCTCCCCTCGTGTTCTGGGCGGCCCTGCCCCCCCGTGAGCGGGCAGTCAGGCACCCTGCTATCGGACGGTCTGAGGGATGACTGCTGGTACAACGTGCCCTGGCCCTCGCAGAGCTGCTCAGGAGAGGCCCTGATTGGCAGCCAAACCTGCTCCGTGATCCTGCCTCCACCCCCCCTTAACCAGGCCTCCCTGGATGACAGCTCTCGTTCGTTCCCCAGCCCCCCTAAGCCCAGCGATGCCATGTTTTGGGAGGGACACTCTACCGCATCCAACTCATCCTCGATTGGAAACTGCACGCCCAAGAGTCCTCCCAACGCAGAGTGGGCCAAGCCGTATTGA